AGTAATTTTGATCAGCCCTTATCGGGTGCTATTCGCAAAGGCCTGCAGGTGCTACCAGAGGCCAAAGTAGAACAGGTAGAGTCGGCCCCTGTAAACAGATAGTGAAATCAGATATAAAAAAACCATCGTCTTTAATGAGTACGATGGTTTTTTTATTAGCGCTTTAGCTAACTATCAATACGAATGGGTAGGGCATTCTGTACCCGCTAAGGCGTGTAGAGCAGGTAGATTTAATAGTTTTACCTCTCGCTGCTGAATCTGAAGTAGTCCTTCTTTAGCAAAACGCGAGAAAAGACGGCTTACTGTTTCTAGGGTTAGACCAAGAAAATTACCGATTTCTTCTCGGCTCATGCGCAATAGAAACTCATAGGGCGAATAACCTAAGGCAGTAAGGCGGTCTGACATATTGAGTAGAAAGGCGGCAAGACGTTGTTCTGATCGTAGAGCCCCTAAGGTCATCATAATGCTATGAGAGCGGTTAATTTCTTTGCTCATCAAACGACGTAACTGCGTCTGCAGCATTGGTAGTTGCAATGATAGGCGATCAAAGTCATTGAGCTGCATGACACAGACCTCACTGTCTTCGAGAGCGATGGCATGCGATACATGTTCGTTATTGAGTAGGCCGTCCATCCCAACAATTTCACCAGGTAATAAAAATCCGGTAATTTGGACTTGTCCGGTGGAGTCTTCGAGTTGGGTTTTAATACTACCTGAACGCAATGCGTAGACAGCATCAACGTGATCTCCTAAGTGAAACAGAGGAGATCCTTTGGTGAGACGAATGCGTTCTTGTATGAGCTCGTCTAGTTTATTTAGCTCCGGAGCCGGCATACCTAAAGGTAAACAAAGCTCGCTTAACATACATGTTGAGCAACGCATTGAGTCTGGGGTGACAGGGATACGTTTTTGCA
This Paenalcaligenes faecalis DNA region includes the following protein-coding sequences:
- a CDS encoding helix-turn-helix domain-containing protein — encoded protein: MQKRIPVTPDSMRCSTCMLSELCLPLGMPAPELNKLDELIQERIRLTKGSPLFHLGDHVDAVYALRSGSIKTQLEDSTGQVQITGFLLPGEIVGMDGLLNNEHVSHAIALEDSEVCVMQLNDFDRLSLQLPMLQTQLRRLMSKEINRSHSIMMTLGALRSEQRLAAFLLNMSDRLTALGYSPYEFLLRMSREEIGNFLGLTLETVSRLFSRFAKEGLLQIQQREVKLLNLPALHALAGTECPTHSY